A window from Leifsonia shinshuensis encodes these proteins:
- a CDS encoding CoA transferase codes for MAEPTPEGLPAGVLAGVRVADFSRVLAGPYATMMLADFGADVVKIESPTGDDTRAWRPPADEAGESTYFGAVNRNKRSVVCDLGTSDGLAAARRLAETADIVVENFRPGVMERFGLDEATLRAANPRLVYCSITGFGRDAGAALPGYDLLVQAVGGLMSITGSPGGEPTKVGVALVDVLTGLNAFSGILLALRQREATGRGSRVDVDLLGSLLAALTNQASGTLATGRSPERLGNAHPSIAPYELFRAADRDLVVAVGNDRQFAAFAAALGRPALATDPRFATNEARVAHRAELREALEPLLAVRPAADWVATLTRERVPAGLVNGVAEAFAFAASLGLDPVVETVDPATGRRSRQPATPIHLDTAPAVHRTPAPLLGAHDARWADED; via the coding sequence ATGGCGGAGCCGACCCCGGAGGGCCTCCCGGCCGGCGTCCTCGCAGGTGTCCGCGTCGCCGACTTCTCGCGCGTCCTGGCCGGGCCCTACGCCACGATGATGCTCGCCGACTTCGGCGCGGACGTGGTGAAGATCGAGAGCCCGACGGGCGACGACACGCGCGCTTGGCGGCCGCCGGCCGACGAGGCGGGCGAATCCACCTACTTCGGCGCGGTCAACCGGAACAAGCGGTCCGTCGTCTGCGACCTCGGCACGTCCGACGGCCTCGCCGCCGCGCGCCGGCTGGCGGAGACCGCCGACATCGTCGTCGAGAACTTCCGCCCCGGCGTCATGGAGCGCTTCGGCCTCGACGAGGCGACGCTCCGAGCAGCGAACCCGCGGCTCGTGTACTGCTCGATCACCGGTTTCGGCCGCGACGCGGGCGCGGCGCTGCCCGGCTACGACCTCCTCGTCCAGGCGGTCGGCGGCCTCATGAGCATCACGGGATCACCCGGCGGCGAGCCCACGAAGGTCGGCGTCGCCCTGGTGGATGTGCTCACCGGCCTGAACGCGTTCTCCGGCATCCTGCTCGCCCTCCGGCAGCGGGAGGCGACCGGGCGCGGCTCGCGCGTCGACGTCGACCTCCTCGGCTCGCTGCTCGCCGCCCTCACCAACCAGGCGTCGGGCACCCTGGCGACGGGACGCTCCCCCGAGCGGCTCGGGAACGCGCATCCCAGCATCGCGCCCTACGAGCTGTTCCGGGCCGCCGACCGCGACCTGGTCGTCGCCGTCGGCAACGATCGTCAATTCGCCGCCTTCGCCGCCGCACTCGGGCGGCCCGCACTGGCGACGGACCCGCGCTTCGCGACCAACGAGGCGCGCGTCGCCCACCGCGCGGAGCTGCGCGAGGCGCTCGAACCGCTGCTCGCCGTCCGCCCCGCCGCGGACTGGGTCGCGACGCTGACCCGCGAGCGGGTCCCGGCGGGTCTCGTCAACGGCGTGGCCGAGGCGTTCGCGTTCGCGGCGTCGCTCGGCCTCGACCCGGTCGTCGAGACCGTGGACCCCGCCACCGGCCGCCGCTCCCGGCAGCCGGCGACGCCCATCCACCTGGACACGGCACCGGCCGTGCACCGCACCCCCGCCCCGCTGCTCGGCGCGCACGACGCGCGCTGGGCCGACGAGGACTGA
- a CDS encoding GntR family transcriptional regulator — protein sequence MTSEPRTVPQTTRAVPGARDAVFAQLADAGRAEQVARRLADAIVLGVLAPGERLPSEAELARRFGVALVTTREGLGMLRQDGLLETRRGRDGGSFVVRPGDPDDALLTTRLRGLSQVELGDLAVYVTAIAAGCADRAAERATAEDDARLRAWLAAADFSKAPEARRSAGGFLLELAVLSQSTRLVREQLRLQAEFGPLLWLGMRDAALRTATRDAVHGVADAVAARDAERARAGVSALLGAVARWLLAAKARIETGGAIGG from the coding sequence GTGACCAGCGAGCCCCGCACCGTGCCGCAGACGACGCGCGCTGTCCCGGGTGCGCGCGACGCCGTCTTCGCTCAGCTCGCGGACGCCGGCCGGGCGGAGCAGGTCGCCCGGCGGCTCGCCGACGCCATCGTGCTCGGCGTCCTCGCGCCGGGGGAGCGGCTGCCCAGCGAGGCGGAGCTCGCCCGTCGCTTCGGCGTCGCCCTGGTGACCACTCGCGAGGGCCTGGGGATGCTGCGCCAGGACGGACTCCTGGAGACTCGTCGCGGACGTGACGGAGGCAGCTTCGTGGTCCGTCCGGGCGACCCGGACGACGCCCTCCTCACCACGCGTCTCCGCGGACTCTCGCAGGTCGAGCTGGGCGACCTCGCGGTGTACGTCACCGCGATCGCCGCGGGCTGCGCCGACCGCGCCGCCGAGCGTGCGACCGCCGAGGACGACGCGCGCCTGCGCGCCTGGCTCGCGGCGGCGGACTTCTCCAAGGCTCCGGAGGCGCGGCGCAGCGCCGGCGGCTTCCTGCTCGAACTCGCCGTGCTCAGCCAGTCCACCCGGCTGGTGCGCGAGCAGCTGCGGCTGCAGGCCGAGTTCGGGCCGCTGCTCTGGCTGGGGATGCGCGACGCGGCCCTGCGGACGGCGACCCGGGATGCGGTGCACGGCGTCGCCGACGCGGTCGCGGCCCGCGACGCCGAGCGCGCCCGTGCGGGTGTGAGCGCCCTCCTCGGTGCCGTCGCCCGGTGGCTGCTCGCCGCGAAGGCGCGGATCGAGACCGGGGGTGCGATCGGTGGCTGA